The following coding sequences are from one Saprospiraceae bacterium window:
- the kbl gene encoding glycine C-acetyltransferase, protein MYGDFQKQLQAELDKIKSEGLFKRERTITSAQAAEIDTVEGGKVLNFCANNYLGLSSHPEVVKAAKETIDTHGFGMSSVRFICGTQDIHKTLESKLSEFLGTEDTILYAAAFDANGGVFEPLFGEQDAIISDELNHASIIDGVRLCKAMRYRYSHNDMGSLEQKLQEADAAQARRKIIVTDGAFSMDGTIAQLDKICDLADRYEALVMIDECHASGFLGKTGRGSHEMKGVIGRIDIITGTLGKALGGASGGFTSGRREIVELLRQRSRPYLFSNSLAPSIVGASIKVMELLGSSTRLRDRLEENTKYFRQKMTEAGFKIVPGEHPIVPVMLYEAALAQQFAAELLKEGIYVIGFFYPVVPQGKARIRVQLSAAHEREHLDKAISAFIKIGKSLGVISLSE, encoded by the coding sequence ATGTACGGAGATTTTCAAAAGCAACTTCAAGCTGAGTTGGACAAAATCAAATCTGAAGGCTTGTTCAAAAGAGAGAGGACGATCACTTCGGCTCAAGCTGCCGAAATTGACACGGTGGAAGGTGGCAAAGTCCTCAATTTTTGCGCCAACAACTATCTCGGTTTGTCCTCTCATCCTGAAGTAGTAAAGGCGGCAAAAGAAACTATAGATACACATGGTTTTGGGATGTCGTCTGTACGATTTATTTGTGGGACTCAGGACATTCACAAAACATTGGAAAGCAAACTTTCGGAGTTTCTGGGTACTGAGGATACCATTTTGTACGCAGCTGCCTTTGATGCCAATGGCGGTGTTTTTGAACCCTTATTTGGCGAACAGGATGCAATTATTTCAGACGAACTGAATCATGCCTCGATCATTGATGGTGTTCGGTTATGCAAAGCGATGAGATATCGATATTCGCACAATGACATGGGCTCTCTTGAACAAAAACTTCAGGAGGCTGATGCCGCTCAGGCGAGACGTAAGATCATCGTAACAGATGGAGCTTTTAGTATGGATGGCACTATCGCACAGTTAGACAAGATTTGTGATCTGGCTGACCGATATGAGGCATTGGTGATGATTGATGAGTGCCATGCCAGCGGTTTTCTGGGTAAAACAGGACGAGGCAGTCACGAGATGAAAGGCGTTATCGGTAGAATTGACATTATCACCGGAACTTTAGGAAAGGCCTTGGGAGGTGCTTCAGGCGGGTTTACTTCAGGTCGTAGAGAAATAGTCGAGCTGTTGAGGCAAAGGTCGAGACCTTATCTGTTTTCAAATTCCCTCGCTCCATCCATAGTGGGGGCTTCTATCAAAGTCATGGAATTGCTAGGATCCTCAACAAGATTGAGAGACAGGCTGGAAGAGAATACCAAGTATTTCAGACAAAAGATGACAGAAGCGGGATTCAAAATCGTCCCCGGTGAGCATCCGATAGTTCCTGTCATGTTGTATGAAGCTGCATTGGCACAACAGTTTGCTGCGGAACTCTTGAAAGAAGGCATCTATGTGATCGGATTTTTCTATCCTGTAGTACCTCAAGGGAAAGCAAGAATACGTGTACAGCTGTCTGCTGCCCACGAACGCGAACATCTGGACAAAGCCATTAGCGCTTTCATCAAAATAGGAAAATCTCTTGGTGTGATCAGCCTTAGCGAGTAA